A genome region from Deltaproteobacteria bacterium includes the following:
- a CDS encoding DUF2442 domain-containing protein: MKSLNALGLNASVEVTHVSSNGVWLLAGDKEMFMPHDEFPWFKDAPVGKILNVEEPFPGHFYWPDLDVDLTVEMIEHPERFPLKAKSA, encoded by the coding sequence ATGAAGAGTTTAAACGCGCTTGGGCTGAACGCCTCGGTTGAAGTTACGCATGTCTCAAGCAATGGAGTTTGGCTGCTGGCTGGAGACAAAGAGATGTTTATGCCCCATGATGAGTTCCCCTGGTTCAAAGATGCTCCCGTGGGGAAAATCCTGAATGTCGAGGAGCCTTTTCCAGGACATTTCTATTGGCCGGACCTTGACGTAGATCTCACTGTTGAAATGATCGAACATCCGGAGCGGTTTCCACTAAAAGCAAAAAGCGCATGA
- a CDS encoding DUF4160 domain-containing protein, with translation MSPTILRERGYRFFFFSREESRAHVHVVCADGEAKYWLSPEVELAKNHGLSHYRLKEIEGIIEVHYEEFKRAWAERLG, from the coding sequence ATGAGTCCGACGATACTGCGAGAAAGAGGCTACCGTTTCTTTTTCTTCTCCCGGGAGGAATCTCGCGCTCACGTCCACGTAGTTTGCGCGGATGGCGAAGCAAAATACTGGCTCAGTCCCGAAGTCGAATTGGCCAAGAACCACGGTCTCTCACACTATCGGCTGAAAGAAATCGAAGGGATTATTGAGGTGCATTATGAAGAGTTTAAACGCGCTTGGGCTGAACGCCTCGGTTGA
- a CDS encoding RNA-binding S4 domain-containing protein, giving the protein MKEIEISEEPIELYKTLKFENWVASGGEAKHVISEGQVMVNGKVETRKRKKIFSGDVVEFEGNKIRVKVK; this is encoded by the coding sequence ATGAAAGAAATTGAAATTTCAGAAGAACCGATCGAACTCTATAAAACCTTGAAGTTCGAAAATTGGGTCGCCAGCGGCGGTGAAGCGAAACATGTGATTTCTGAAGGCCAGGTCATGGTAAACGGAAAGGTCGAAACCAGAAAACGAAAAAAGATTTTTTCCGGTGATGTCGTTGAATTTGAAGGAAATAAAATCCGCGTGAAAGTCAAATGA
- a CDS encoding antitoxin yields MIKINKKAFEPIDKEERDLMESLDREEWNPVKNIKQEKEKAQMAARNTLKKDKRINLRLSQKDYHQIQIKAIEEGIPYQTFISSIIHKYLNGSLSPKA; encoded by the coding sequence ATGATAAAAATAAATAAAAAGGCATTTGAGCCGATTGATAAAGAAGAAAGAGATTTGATGGAATCACTTGATCGAGAAGAGTGGAACCCTGTTAAAAATATTAAACAGGAAAAAGAAAAAGCCCAGATGGCAGCCCGAAACACTCTGAAAAAAGATAAACGCATCAATCTCCGTCTAAGTCAAAAGGACTATCATCAAATTCAGATAAAGGCTATTGAAGAAGGCATTCCATATCAAACATTTATTTCAAGCATTATTCATAAATATTTGAATGGGTCCCTATCTCCGAAAGCATAG
- a CDS encoding toxin, whose protein sequence is MKYLNWSYEKNEILKSKRGISFEEIAFLVESGQILGIEENPGRPDQKIYILEIEGYAFVVPFVEKENEIFLKTAFPSRKYTKRYGLMGE, encoded by the coding sequence ATGAAATATTTAAATTGGAGTTATGAAAAAAATGAAATATTGAAGTCTAAGCGCGGGATTTCCTTTGAGGAAATTGCTTTTTTAGTCGAATCTGGTCAGATACTCGGAATTGAAGAAAATCCAGGAAGACCTGATCAAAAAATATATATTCTGGAAATTGAGGGCTATGCCTTTGTTGTTCCTTTTGTGGAAAAAGAGAATGAGATCTTTCTTAAAACGGCCTTTCCGAGTCGGAAATATACAAAGCGCTATGGCTTAATGGGGGAATAA
- a CDS encoding FAD:protein FMN transferase produces MTLTLSVWADNQPRPVMAVQSAIKALELLGQLAEYQNLLKTPSNKLKREGLLPPLIKRAFSACRKVSAELTGMAAVAGLVGDEIVTSALALGADRVIVNNGGDIALGMKGKQKIRVGLKDPFEERVSHVLEIFPDQGIGGVATSGWGGRSFSPGIADAVSVWAADGATADAAATWIAGEMKLDSPKVVRCPAKELDPQTDIPHLLITQEVGPLSFEEKETVLAAGAAAAKELITRGVIKGAYLAVQGSYRWIASQEPFPQPQHH; encoded by the coding sequence ATGACCCTGACCCTCTCGGTCTGGGCCGATAACCAGCCCCGGCCGGTTATGGCCGTTCAATCGGCCATCAAGGCCCTGGAGCTTCTGGGTCAATTGGCCGAATATCAGAACCTCCTCAAAACTCCCTCAAATAAATTAAAAAGAGAGGGTCTTCTTCCCCCTTTAATAAAGAGGGCTTTTTCAGCCTGCCGGAAGGTTTCTGCGGAATTGACCGGGATGGCGGCCGTGGCCGGATTGGTAGGCGATGAGATAGTTACCTCGGCTCTGGCCCTGGGCGCAGACCGCGTCATCGTCAACAATGGCGGGGATATTGCCCTTGGTATGAAGGGAAAACAAAAAATTCGAGTGGGTTTAAAGGATCCCTTTGAAGAAAGGGTTTCCCATGTCCTTGAAATTTTTCCGGACCAGGGCATAGGCGGTGTGGCCACCAGCGGCTGGGGAGGAAGATCGTTTTCGCCGGGGATCGCCGATGCGGTCAGTGTCTGGGCAGCCGATGGTGCAACCGCCGATGCCGCGGCCACCTGGATCGCCGGGGAGATGAAACTCGATTCCCCCAAGGTGGTCCGCTGTCCGGCCAAAGAACTGGACCCGCAGACGGATATTCCCCATCTCCTCATTACCCAAGAGGTTGGCCCTTTGAGCTTTGAAGAGAAAGAAACGGTTTTAGCCGCCGGGGCCGCCGCCGCAAAGGAATTGATCACCAGGGGAGTTATCAAGGGTGCCTACTTGGCCGTCCAGGGCAGCTACCGCTGGATCGCCTCCCAGGAACCCTTCCCCCAACCCCAGCATCATTAG